A section of the Solitalea canadensis DSM 3403 genome encodes:
- a CDS encoding 6-pyruvoyl trahydropterin synthase family protein, which yields MIYITRRERFNAAHKLFREEWSAEKNAEVFGKCSNPNWHGHNYELFVTVKGEVNPVTGFVIDLKDLRDIINTQVISKLDHRNVNLDVDFMKGKMASTEVLAVEIFNQLKQPITEQGALLHSVKLYETENNFVEYFG from the coding sequence ATGATCTACATAACACGCAGGGAACGTTTTAATGCGGCCCACAAATTGTTTCGTGAGGAATGGAGTGCAGAAAAAAATGCAGAAGTTTTTGGGAAATGCTCCAATCCTAACTGGCATGGCCATAACTATGAATTATTCGTTACGGTTAAGGGCGAAGTTAATCCGGTTACAGGATTTGTGATCGACTTAAAGGATTTGCGAGATATTATTAACACGCAGGTTATCAGCAAACTCGATCATCGTAATGTAAATCTGGATGTTGATTTCATGAAAGGAAAAATGGCATCAACAGAAGTTCTAGCAGTTGAAATTTTCAATCAGCTTAAACAACCAATTACAGAACAAGGAGCTCTACTTCACTCGGTTAAACTTTACGAAACTGAAAATAACTTTGTTGAATATTTCGGTTAA
- a CDS encoding YjjG family noncanonical pyrimidine nucleotidase, which produces MKSYQHLFFDLDHTIWDFDRNAEETLRELFDVYNLKSLGLKSADLFIEVYTENNHQLWAEYHKGIITKEHLRHERFSKTFRDLHLSEDLVPLNFENDYVRICPTKTNLFPHAHETLSYLQDKYRLHLISNGFYESTLIKVETTGIGKYFDNINISEKIGVNKPDPKIFHHAVGLANATIDESMMIGDSLEADILGAISVGMDCVFFNPRAVKHDVIVNHEIQSLDELLQIL; this is translated from the coding sequence ATGAAATCTTATCAACACCTTTTCTTTGACCTCGATCATACCATTTGGGATTTTGATAGAAATGCAGAAGAAACGCTTCGGGAGTTGTTTGATGTGTATAATCTAAAATCATTAGGACTTAAGTCGGCAGATTTGTTTATCGAAGTGTACACAGAAAACAATCATCAACTGTGGGCTGAGTACCATAAGGGGATCATTACAAAAGAGCATTTGCGTCATGAGCGTTTTAGTAAAACGTTCAGGGATTTACATCTCTCAGAAGATTTAGTCCCTTTAAATTTCGAAAATGATTATGTACGGATTTGTCCGACCAAAACGAATCTGTTTCCGCACGCACATGAAACGCTTTCCTATTTGCAAGATAAATATCGCTTACACCTGATTTCAAATGGCTTTTATGAAAGTACACTAATAAAAGTTGAAACAACCGGAATCGGTAAGTATTTTGATAATATTAACATTTCGGAGAAGATAGGAGTAAACAAACCCGATCCTAAAATATTTCATCACGCCGTAGGTTTAGCAAATGCGACTATTGATGAAAGTATGATGATAGGCGATAGTTTAGAGGCTGATATATTAGGTGCGATTTCTGTAGGAATGGATTGTGTGTTTTTTAATCCGCGTGCTGTAAAGCATGATGTAATTGTAAATCATGAAATACAGAGTCTTGATGAATTGCTTCAAATTTTGTAA
- a CDS encoding DinB family protein, which translates to MNTAEIIASLRETLEEYQHRLDHYSDQVFTTKPTPDSWSMAEVYSHVLGANLRGLKAVEYCLTGKAQPTSVGLNEIGQKLFEYGSFPPGKYDAPEALKAVVQNIHKDEAKALVAKNIERILEIKGVDEANPDFRIEHPRLGFLTAPQWVKFVLIHSLHHLEQLNRIERGFSMC; encoded by the coding sequence ATGAATACAGCGGAAATAATTGCCAGTTTAAGGGAAACACTTGAAGAATATCAGCATCGGCTGGATCATTATTCGGATCAGGTATTTACGACTAAACCAACACCAGACTCGTGGTCAATGGCTGAAGTATACAGCCATGTTTTGGGTGCCAATTTAAGAGGTTTAAAAGCAGTTGAGTACTGTTTAACGGGTAAAGCACAACCGACTTCTGTTGGGTTAAATGAAATAGGTCAAAAGCTTTTTGAGTATGGAAGCTTCCCACCCGGAAAATACGATGCTCCTGAAGCCTTAAAAGCAGTTGTTCAAAATATCCATAAAGATGAAGCAAAAGCTCTTGTTGCGAAAAATATAGAACGAATACTTGAAATAAAGGGTGTAGATGAAGCAAATCCGGATTTTAGGATTGAACACCCACGATTAGGCTTTCTAACAGCCCCTCAATGGGTAAAATTTGTACTTATCCATTCTCTACATCATCTTGAACAGCTTAACAGAATCGAAAGAGGATTCTCAATGTGTTAG
- a CDS encoding UDP-2,3-diacylglucosamine diphosphatase, whose amino-acid sequence MPKRELEIVVISDVHLGTFGCHAKELLKYLKSIKPQTLILNGDIIDIWQFSKSYWPESHMKVLRKIMKMVSQGVNVYYLTGNHDEMLRKFADFELDSFRLMNKVVLPVGHERAWIFHGDVFDITMQHSKWLAKLGAVGYDSLIILNTFVNYFLKLCGREKMSFSKKIKSSVKNAVKFMNDFEMTAAEIAIEKGYEYVICGHIHQPDIKEIKTEKGKVTYLNSGDWVESLTALEYSNKEWKLFQYNAEEFSNVDIDTINEENEDLNAKIDITLLYNSLIVKS is encoded by the coding sequence ATGCCCAAACGCGAACTTGAAATAGTGGTAATATCCGATGTGCATCTCGGAACCTTTGGCTGTCATGCTAAAGAGCTATTGAAATATCTTAAAAGCATAAAACCTCAAACACTCATCCTTAACGGCGACATTATTGACATCTGGCAGTTTAGTAAATCATATTGGCCCGAAAGTCACATGAAAGTATTGCGAAAGATCATGAAGATGGTGAGTCAGGGCGTAAACGTTTATTACCTTACAGGCAATCATGACGAAATGTTGAGGAAATTCGCCGACTTTGAGTTGGATAGTTTCAGGTTGATGAATAAAGTGGTGTTGCCGGTTGGTCATGAGCGTGCATGGATATTCCATGGTGATGTTTTTGATATTACTATGCAACATTCAAAGTGGTTGGCTAAATTAGGGGCAGTCGGATATGATTCATTGATCATTCTTAACACGTTTGTGAACTATTTTCTTAAGCTCTGTGGTCGAGAAAAGATGAGCTTCTCCAAGAAAATTAAAAGTAGTGTAAAAAATGCGGTTAAGTTTATGAACGATTTTGAAATGACTGCCGCTGAAATCGCTATTGAAAAAGGCTATGAATATGTTATTTGCGGACATATCCATCAACCTGATATAAAAGAAATAAAAACAGAAAAAGGTAAGGTTACTTATCTTAATTCAGGAGATTGGGTAGAGAGTCTCACCGCTTTAGAATACAGTAACAAGGAGTGGAAGCTGTTTCAATATAATGCAGAAGAATTTAGTAATGTGGATATTGACACAATAAACGAAGAAAACGAAGACTTAAATGCTAAAATAGATATAACTTTACTTTACAATTCACTAATTGTGAAAAGTTAG
- a CDS encoding glycosyltransferase family protein: protein MNILYAIQGTGNGHISRARDIIPHLQNYGNLDLLISGTQADVSLTQPVSYKLHGFSFVFGKNGGVDNWKTFKIMNLPQMFKDIRSLPLEKYDLIINDFEPVTAWACKLRRIPMVGLSHQSAFLSEKTPRPKTLIPNWEELILKHYAPVKEAVGFHFEKYDDFINTPVIRKEIRELEPINNGHYSVYLPSYDDTKLAQLLKQVKGTRWEIFSKHTKKSYSLENVDVFPVNNEAFNKSLASCEGLLTGGGFEGPAEALFLGKKVLSIPMTGQWEQQCNSEALRLMGIPVLYKLDADFVPSVRNWVENGVKVEVNYPDETASIIDNLIQKYR, encoded by the coding sequence TTGAACATACTCTACGCTATACAAGGAACAGGAAACGGACATATCAGTCGCGCACGAGATATTATTCCTCATTTGCAGAATTATGGTAATCTTGATCTCCTCATCAGTGGAACTCAAGCTGATGTTTCGTTAACCCAACCTGTTAGCTATAAATTGCATGGCTTTAGTTTCGTTTTTGGAAAGAATGGAGGAGTAGATAACTGGAAGACGTTCAAGATTATGAATCTTCCTCAAATGTTTAAAGACATACGCTCCCTGCCGCTTGAAAAATATGATCTTATCATTAATGATTTTGAACCTGTAACCGCATGGGCCTGCAAGCTGCGTCGTATTCCCATGGTGGGATTAAGCCATCAGTCTGCATTTCTTTCTGAGAAAACCCCTAGGCCAAAAACATTAATACCCAATTGGGAGGAATTGATTTTAAAGCATTATGCACCTGTAAAAGAAGCAGTCGGGTTTCATTTTGAGAAATATGACGACTTTATTAATACTCCTGTAATCAGGAAAGAAATCAGAGAGCTTGAGCCGATCAATAACGGACATTATTCTGTTTATCTGCCATCGTACGACGATACTAAATTAGCACAGTTGCTAAAACAGGTAAAAGGAACCCGTTGGGAGATTTTCTCTAAGCATACAAAGAAGAGCTATTCTTTAGAAAATGTAGATGTTTTTCCTGTCAATAATGAGGCCTTCAATAAAAGTTTAGCCAGTTGTGAAGGATTGTTAACAGGAGGGGGCTTTGAAGGCCCTGCAGAGGCTTTATTCTTAGGTAAAAAAGTGCTTTCAATACCAATGACCGGACAATGGGAGCAGCAGTGTAATTCGGAAGCATTGCGCTTGATGGGAATTCCTGTTCTGTACAAATTAGATGCAGACTTTGTTCCGAGTGTTCGCAATTGGGTAGAGAATGGAGTAAAAGTAGAGGTGAATTATCCTGATGAAACCGCATCCATAATTGATAATCTGATTCAAAAATATCGTTGA
- a CDS encoding DUF6427 family protein produces MIINTFRKAQAYNYVLLGAVILLLRLAVLLNPDLYKGNVVYQPFVKLLVFFQFDFLSNPVYNILITSLVVFVQAVIFGRIITRHNFFNKTSFLPELMFAVLCSMFTPFLTFSPIVFCNFFLLWILDRIFSLYRTQYTLKSVFDMGFIVALGSLLYFPFLFIFPIVWYSLIVFKAFSWREWLTGLIGLIVPYIILGTWYFWNDDFNDFYHLWLPFKFVLPQTLMIEHDDYWALIPLGIVLLLSLNQVRVLFFKNVVHVRKSLQCLGFLVLLIVTTYLLMPDQRITQLILAAAPLATFMTFYFISAKVRWFYEFVFTLLIVSIFYFQLF; encoded by the coding sequence ATGATCATTAATACGTTTCGCAAGGCTCAGGCTTATAATTATGTACTACTTGGCGCTGTTATTTTATTGTTGCGTTTAGCTGTGTTATTAAATCCTGATCTTTATAAAGGAAACGTTGTATATCAGCCGTTTGTAAAGTTGTTGGTGTTCTTTCAGTTTGATTTTCTTTCAAATCCTGTTTATAATATTTTAATCACTTCTTTGGTAGTGTTTGTACAGGCTGTAATATTTGGCCGGATTATTACAAGGCACAACTTTTTTAACAAGACCAGTTTCTTGCCGGAACTAATGTTCGCAGTATTATGCAGTATGTTCACCCCCTTTCTTACATTCTCCCCTATTGTATTCTGTAACTTTTTCTTGTTATGGATATTAGATAGAATATTCTCGTTATACCGTACTCAATATACTTTGAAGAGTGTTTTTGATATGGGGTTCATCGTTGCTCTTGGTTCATTACTGTATTTCCCGTTTCTGTTCATATTTCCTATTGTATGGTATAGCCTTATCGTTTTCAAAGCTTTTTCATGGAGAGAATGGTTAACCGGATTAATTGGATTGATCGTGCCATATATAATATTAGGTACATGGTATTTCTGGAACGACGACTTTAATGATTTTTACCATCTGTGGTTGCCTTTTAAATTTGTATTACCACAAACATTAATGATCGAACATGACGACTATTGGGCATTAATTCCACTCGGAATTGTTCTCCTTCTTTCGTTAAACCAAGTGAGGGTGTTGTTCTTTAAAAACGTAGTGCACGTGCGCAAATCGTTGCAATGCCTGGGTTTCTTAGTGCTATTGATTGTTACTACTTACTTATTGATGCCCGATCAACGCATAACACAGCTTATATTAGCGGCAGCCCCTCTAGCTACTTTTATGACCTTTTATTTCATCTCGGCTAAGGTGCGTTGGTTTTACGAATTCGTATTTACCTTATTGATCGTTTCTATCTTTTATTTTCAGCTGTTTTAG
- the purQ gene encoding phosphoribosylformylglycinamidine synthase subunit PurQ, whose amino-acid sequence MKFGVVVFPGSNCDQDAINLFGNVLGQKVVSLWHKDHDLQGCDFIVLPGGFSYGDYLRSGAIARFSPIMKEIIEFANKGGYLMGICNGFQVLGEADLVPGALLHNDTRKFICKNIYLKAQTQNSLITSQVEMDKALKIPIAHGEGKYYADADTLKMLNDNDQVLFRYCDENGNITAESNPNGSLENIAGVCNKNRNVFGMMPHPERASDSLLNNQDGLTLFESILQTVL is encoded by the coding sequence ATGAAATTTGGAGTTGTAGTTTTCCCAGGTTCTAATTGTGATCAGGATGCGATCAATCTTTTTGGAAATGTATTAGGTCAAAAAGTAGTTAGCTTATGGCATAAAGATCATGACTTGCAAGGTTGTGATTTTATTGTGTTACCTGGAGGTTTTTCTTACGGTGATTATTTGCGTTCAGGAGCAATTGCCCGTTTTTCGCCAATTATGAAAGAAATAATCGAATTTGCCAATAAAGGCGGTTACTTAATGGGTATTTGTAACGGATTTCAGGTGTTAGGTGAAGCCGACTTGGTTCCGGGAGCATTATTGCATAATGATACACGTAAATTCATCTGCAAAAACATCTATTTGAAAGCTCAAACCCAAAACTCATTGATTACTTCACAGGTTGAGATGGATAAGGCGTTGAAAATCCCTATTGCTCATGGTGAAGGTAAATATTATGCAGATGCTGATACCTTGAAAATGTTAAACGACAACGATCAGGTATTATTCCGTTATTGTGATGAGAATGGAAACATTACAGCGGAGTCAAATCCGAATGGATCATTGGAAAACATTGCCGGTGTTTGTAATAAAAACAGAAATGTATTCGGAATGATGCCACACCCTGAGCGTGCTTCAGATTCACTTCTGAATAATCAGGATGGATTAACATTGTTTGAATCAATTCTGCAAACAGTACTATAA
- a CDS encoding type III pantothenate kinase, translating into MNLIIDVGNFKTKVAVFDQDKMLDLLAIEDAAIESIQQFITNYQPTKSILSSVAVIDQGLIKLLSQSTDFTLLKADTPIPLINKYGTPATLGTDRLSAVNGAYTLLKDRNVLIVNGGTCVTYDLLTAEKEYLGGAISPGLVMRFSALNTFTDKLPLISFDNDFNNLIGTSTKESILSGVQNGLMAEIEGIIERYQKQFENLAVVLCGGDSNFFDSRLKNSIFAPTVHWQPNLVLIGLNAILNYQYA; encoded by the coding sequence ATGAACTTAATAATTGATGTAGGTAATTTTAAAACCAAGGTAGCAGTGTTCGATCAGGATAAAATGCTTGATTTGTTGGCTATTGAGGATGCTGCTATTGAAAGTATTCAACAGTTTATTACCAATTATCAGCCAACAAAATCCATCTTATCTTCGGTAGCCGTAATTGATCAGGGACTTATTAAATTATTAAGCCAGTCGACTGATTTTACGTTACTTAAAGCGGATACACCAATTCCCCTGATCAATAAATATGGTACACCTGCCACTTTAGGAACCGACAGGTTATCTGCGGTAAATGGGGCGTATACATTGTTAAAAGATCGAAATGTACTTATCGTAAATGGGGGTACATGTGTTACTTATGATTTGTTAACCGCAGAAAAAGAATACTTGGGTGGAGCAATTTCCCCAGGCTTAGTTATGCGATTTTCAGCACTCAATACTTTTACAGATAAACTTCCGTTAATTAGTTTCGATAATGATTTTAACAATCTGATTGGAACATCAACCAAAGAGTCCATTTTGTCGGGTGTACAAAACGGGCTGATGGCCGAAATTGAAGGAATTATTGAAAGATATCAAAAGCAGTTTGAAAACTTAGCAGTGGTGTTATGCGGAGGCGACTCAAATTTTTTTGACAGTCGTTTGAAAAATAGCATCTTTGCGCCCACGGTTCATTGGCAGCCGAACCTGGTACTTATTGGGTTAAATGCCATATTAAATTATCAGTATGCGTAA
- a CDS encoding OmpP1/FadL family transporter, producing the protein MRKFTRLLTIISFTFISSNVFAQATTSSPYSAYGVGGLVPQTFAPSKGMGNIASGLRMPENINISNPASYSSFVLTNIDLGVHGGLDQLSTSSTKENNYNYSLDHFALGFPISSKMGASLGIIPFSNSGYQVGKSDVFQQIDTVAYKNELLGEGGYSQVYFGVGYEIAKNLSIGVNVGYLFGDIKRTTSTVLNDISAVNSRTTVSTSASGFLVKYGAQYTIVQSPEKRWTIGYFGSMKTKVKTTQNTVFDRYILNSAGDPIPMDTVYNNSGVKGHFVLPTMHTVGFTFNRVNKLIAGADFDYQQWSQFSQDGQVTDFKNMYGVRLGAQYTPDIYSVSSYLKRVDYRLGFNYYKSYLNLNNQNINEMDLTLGLGLPLSNQFFGGLLHTGSKLNVAIQLGTRGTTSSGLVKERYANLYLGFTLNDRWFVKRKFD; encoded by the coding sequence ATGCGTAAATTTACAAGGTTACTAACTATTATTTCATTCACATTTATCAGTTCTAATGTTTTTGCACAGGCAACAACCAGTTCTCCTTATTCAGCTTATGGTGTTGGTGGTTTAGTGCCTCAAACATTTGCCCCTTCAAAAGGGATGGGAAACATTGCGTCAGGTCTACGCATGCCTGAAAATATTAACATTTCAAATCCGGCTTCTTATTCATCCTTTGTACTTACCAATATTGATTTGGGAGTTCATGGAGGATTAGATCAATTGAGCACTTCCTCAACTAAGGAAAATAATTATAATTACTCCTTAGATCATTTTGCATTAGGTTTTCCTATCTCAAGCAAAATGGGCGCATCATTGGGAATTATACCTTTCTCAAATTCGGGATATCAGGTGGGTAAATCAGATGTGTTTCAGCAAATTGACACAGTAGCTTACAAAAATGAGTTATTGGGTGAAGGAGGCTATTCCCAAGTATACTTTGGCGTTGGTTACGAAATCGCTAAAAATCTTTCAATTGGGGTAAACGTTGGATATTTGTTTGGCGATATCAAACGTACAACATCAACTGTTCTTAATGATATTAGTGCTGTTAATAGCAGAACTACAGTTAGTACAAGCGCAAGTGGTTTCCTGGTGAAATATGGTGCACAGTACACGATTGTTCAATCACCGGAAAAACGTTGGACAATAGGTTACTTTGGTTCAATGAAGACCAAAGTTAAAACGACTCAAAATACCGTATTCGACCGTTATATTTTAAATTCTGCAGGTGATCCAATTCCAATGGATACAGTTTATAATAACAGTGGTGTAAAAGGACATTTTGTGTTGCCAACTATGCATACTGTTGGTTTTACATTTAATCGCGTTAATAAACTTATTGCAGGTGCCGATTTTGACTATCAGCAATGGTCTCAGTTTAGCCAGGATGGCCAGGTAACTGATTTTAAAAATATGTACGGAGTTCGCTTAGGAGCTCAATATACACCAGATATTTATTCAGTTTCAAGCTACTTGAAACGTGTAGATTATCGTCTTGGATTTAACTATTATAAATCATACTTAAATCTGAATAATCAGAATATTAATGAGATGGATTTGACATTGGGTTTAGGTTTGCCTCTTTCAAATCAATTCTTTGGAGGGTTGTTGCATACAGGATCGAAACTGAATGTGGCAATTCAATTAGGAACACGCGGAACTACATCTTCAGGTCTTGTTAAGGAACGTTATGCTAATCTTTATTTAGGATTTACCTTAAATGATCGCTGGTTTGTAAAGCGTAAATTCGACTAA
- the lptC gene encoding LPS export ABC transporter periplasmic protein LptC gives MKNIGLLVVAGIGLLTTACENNLAKVDAISAKIAEKPVETSKQVEMIYSDSAKVKARLTTPLLLQYKTEKPYDELPKGFKVEFFNVQTQEIQATLTAKYGIRKFGERQIEARDSVVVINQKGEKLTTERLVWDENKRIIFSDKFVKIVSADKIVQGYGFEAPEDLSVYKFKKLSGEVALDQPADTLQNNQ, from the coding sequence TTGAAAAATATAGGATTATTAGTAGTCGCTGGAATAGGCTTGCTTACTACGGCCTGCGAGAATAATTTGGCTAAGGTGGATGCTATTTCAGCTAAGATTGCAGAAAAGCCGGTAGAAACCAGTAAGCAAGTTGAAATGATTTACTCAGATTCTGCCAAAGTAAAAGCACGATTGACTACCCCTTTACTTTTACAATATAAGACTGAGAAGCCTTATGATGAGCTGCCAAAGGGATTCAAAGTTGAATTTTTTAATGTACAGACACAAGAAATACAAGCAACGCTTACTGCAAAATACGGCATACGTAAGTTTGGTGAACGTCAAATCGAGGCTAGGGATAGTGTTGTGGTTATCAATCAAAAAGGCGAAAAACTAACTACAGAACGTCTGGTTTGGGATGAAAATAAGCGTATCATCTTTTCCGACAAGTTTGTCAAAATTGTATCAGCAGATAAAATCGTTCAAGGATATGGGTTTGAAGCACCCGAGGATTTAAGCGTTTATAAGTTTAAAAAATTAAGTGGCGAGGTTGCATTAGACCAACCAGCTGACACTTTACAGAATAATCAGTAA
- a CDS encoding peptidylprolyl isomerase, whose protein sequence is MNFLRERAGFIIIGFIGLAIIAFILSDVFNASRPFLQDENSKVGEIAGQSISYKDFNGRVEQNMEAMKQQMGGNVPPQMAGYAQEQAWNQMIQEIVFKKQTERAGIEVSDPELNDMVMGNNPDPQVKRLFTNQQTGEFDRQAIRNFINNLDQNPAKNQWIDFENNLRTNRSIQKYINMVSGAMYATTLEINQLNTSNTKLANARVVLLPYSTVADASVKVEQSDIEKYYNDNKYKYKQKQNQRTIEYVVMDVVPSKEDTAAALKDIDKLAADFRAATQDSLFYMANADTKMPLSYMKKTQLDPKLDTALFNAPIGTVYGPYFENNAYKVAKLLSVKNVPDSVKARHILIGSQKGGLTPTGLAEADSLKKLIQSGKASFADLAKTKSDDTGSGSKGGDLGYFGRNMMVPQFEQAAFNGKPGELVVVQTQFGTHLIEIQDQKNVSKAVQVAVVDRTFSPSQNSRQAAFAKANNFVAGIKDSKSFTEATEKAKLAKRISDNLSATGSEIPGLETSRKIVQWAFEAEKNDVSEVFESGDKYVVAHLIQIRDKGYVPLEYVKPEIEVAVRQQKKAEQLAEKVKSASNGASSIDAVAGKLSAPVQPFQGLSFGNPVIDGVGMEQKLFGTIFGSQAGKVSKPVAGEKGVFVFVVDNFTGPAPIADVKSFRRSVEMMQKQSSAAGTFEALQDKANIVDNRGKFY, encoded by the coding sequence ATGAATTTCTTACGCGAGCGTGCAGGGTTTATAATTATCGGGTTTATCGGACTCGCGATCATTGCCTTCATTTTGAGCGATGTGTTTAATGCGTCTCGCCCTTTTTTGCAGGATGAAAATAGCAAAGTAGGCGAAATCGCAGGCCAAAGCATCTCTTACAAGGATTTTAATGGTAGAGTAGAGCAGAACATGGAAGCCATGAAACAGCAAATGGGTGGTAATGTTCCTCCTCAAATGGCTGGTTATGCTCAGGAACAAGCTTGGAATCAAATGATTCAGGAGATTGTTTTCAAAAAACAAACTGAAAGAGCTGGCATTGAGGTAAGTGACCCTGAGTTAAATGACATGGTGATGGGTAATAACCCAGACCCTCAGGTAAAACGCTTATTTACAAACCAACAGACAGGTGAATTCGACCGTCAGGCTATTCGTAATTTTATTAATAACCTTGATCAGAATCCGGCTAAAAATCAGTGGATCGATTTCGAAAACAATCTGAGAACTAACCGTTCTATTCAAAAATACATCAACATGGTGAGTGGAGCTATGTATGCTACCACTTTAGAAATTAACCAATTAAATACTTCAAATACAAAACTTGCTAATGCTCGTGTTGTATTATTGCCTTATTCTACTGTTGCAGATGCATCTGTTAAAGTAGAGCAAAGTGATATTGAGAAGTATTACAATGATAATAAGTACAAATACAAACAAAAGCAGAATCAACGTACAATTGAGTATGTTGTTATGGATGTAGTTCCTTCAAAAGAAGATACAGCTGCAGCCCTTAAAGACATTGATAAACTTGCTGCAGATTTCAGAGCAGCAACACAAGACTCATTGTTCTATATGGCTAATGCAGATACCAAAATGCCTTTATCCTATATGAAAAAGACACAGTTGGATCCAAAATTGGACACCGCATTATTTAATGCTCCAATTGGAACTGTGTATGGTCCTTACTTCGAAAATAATGCATATAAAGTTGCTAAACTTTTAAGTGTTAAAAATGTGCCGGATTCAGTTAAGGCTCGTCACATACTTATCGGTTCGCAAAAAGGTGGTTTAACTCCTACTGGTCTTGCCGAAGCTGATAGCTTAAAGAAATTGATTCAAAGTGGAAAAGCAAGCTTTGCTGATTTAGCAAAAACTAAATCTGATGATACTGGTTCAGGTAGCAAAGGTGGTGATTTAGGATACTTTGGTCGTAATATGATGGTGCCTCAGTTTGAACAAGCTGCATTTAATGGCAAGCCAGGTGAATTGGTAGTTGTTCAAACTCAGTTTGGTACACACTTAATCGAAATTCAAGATCAGAAGAACGTTTCAAAAGCTGTTCAAGTGGCAGTTGTTGACCGCACCTTCTCTCCAAGTCAGAATTCTCGTCAAGCTGCATTTGCAAAGGCAAATAACTTTGTTGCAGGCATTAAAGATTCAAAAAGCTTTACTGAAGCTACCGAGAAAGCAAAATTGGCAAAACGTATCTCTGATAATTTAAGTGCTACCGGATCTGAGATTCCAGGTTTGGAAACTTCTCGTAAGATTGTTCAATGGGCATTTGAAGCAGAAAAAAATGATGTGTCAGAAGTTTTTGAATCGGGCGATAAATATGTTGTAGCTCATTTGATCCAAATACGCGACAAGGGATATGTTCCATTGGAATATGTTAAACCAGAAATTGAAGTTGCAGTTCGTCAACAGAAGAAAGCAGAACAATTAGCTGAAAAAGTAAAATCAGCATCTAATGGTGCATCTTCAATTGATGCTGTAGCTGGTAAATTGTCGGCACCTGTTCAGCCTTTCCAAGGATTAAGCTTTGGTAATCCAGTGATTGATGGTGTTGGCATGGAGCAGAAATTATTCGGTACTATCTTCGGTTCACAAGCTGGCAAGGTTAGCAAACCAGTTGCTGGAGAAAAAGGAGTATTTGTTTTTGTTGTAGATAACTTTACTGGTCCGGCTCCAATTGCAGATGTAAAATCATTCCGTCGTTCAGTAGAAATGATGCAAAAACAATCATCAGCCGCAGGTACATTTGAAGCATTGCAAGACAAAGCTAATATTGTGGATAACCGCGGAAAATTCTATTAA
- a CDS encoding DUF2480 family protein, whose amino-acid sequence MEIQETIINKVANSGLITFDLSTYYHKGERIVYDIKDNLFHGLILREKDFREFVKEHDWTQYEGKNVAILCSTDAIVPTWAYMLLSSKIEPYANRIVFGNLEALESVLYLDALSEIDLDQYKDQRIVVKGCGDIPVPVSAYVEVTNKLRPIAKSIMFGEPCSTVPIYKRKD is encoded by the coding sequence ATGGAAATTCAGGAAACAATAATTAATAAGGTTGCAAATAGTGGTTTAATAACTTTTGACCTATCAACATATTACCATAAAGGAGAACGCATCGTTTATGATATTAAAGACAATCTTTTTCATGGCTTAATCTTGCGTGAGAAAGATTTCAGAGAATTTGTTAAAGAACATGATTGGACTCAGTATGAAGGAAAGAATGTGGCAATTTTGTGTTCAACAGATGCCATTGTGCCTACATGGGCCTACATGCTGTTATCCTCTAAGATAGAACCTTATGCAAATCGTATAGTGTTTGGCAACCTTGAGGCCTTAGAAAGCGTCTTGTATTTAGACGCACTATCTGAAATCGATCTTGACCAGTATAAAGATCAACGAATAGTTGTAAAAGGTTGTGGTGATATTCCTGTGCCAGTATCAGCGTACGTGGAGGTAACAAACAAATTACGCCCGATTGCGAAAAGCATTATGTTTGGCGAACCATGTTCTACAGTTCCGATTTACAAGCGAAAAGATTAG